From the genome of Perca fluviatilis chromosome 1, GENO_Pfluv_1.0, whole genome shotgun sequence, one region includes:
- the si:ch73-100l22.3 gene encoding uncharacterized protein si:ch73-100l22.3 isoform X2 — translation MEDYDKFVQHRLSHLRKSEEGHGKPLPASSLIRFYGQPVLPPLLSGEQREEMQRHRDAAQKAAVHRKLKEDSRMAYVQTILHSVQLRKTPTLEELLQESEINTKSSYSHNTSGGSVSRSNSFIGPKDSLSLSPPGRKEQDGVSLPPLTSTTYSAFFTSNVTPQQSYQERCLIDQHYNQHGSQPSSLNGVSHQSSGYLTLDKFENTPSVSERIHAERESHGFGSSDGAYENNMGGFFLHNTSNTIAKMPDIISHPPIDGEELERSGLESSICNNIIVVKDICCTLLQEDSVICDHLPVEKSDSSHLDSTKGEVNLPFTTVLGTEEDHSLDRIEGPVSSSENSDISDNLESSQTSSTHCIPTTELHIPHDPRESEPADNHVDEAQPSEEPHRLSLQALLKKSQEYRRRQRMLRNQAKNTKIQERTQEQTRAEEQSLSDKENDEFPYMGTVTADGKKTQERRGTLIQSVETSQNKSWENERVVESEFFGGKANFKSESSHLTGDGKPKEMTSVEEETILKNNKLNISQEVITEPQQISAFPQQQQPTSIETSPVQEAFHLTTCPAAFYSAVGKYHTIPAPNFCRSPVHRKSKGSIQDGDDGDDGEAVAAAKTSKRKVLVDSGLIEDHKVDEVILGHKTSNSAVPFTVNLMVEGDVTSVTARSSQHIDQLESNLSSLKVMISDLESTLTGNLKNRSQTESNTRSEVTFKGIKHSRQSDCDYWEDKPRNDDGSNEAEQDQRYREWQRRQLLDNFKNMQEDTETELSISDTDNVSLIVQVKETDAVNVSELRLVKTLATERAKEKGTCNEGPAKSYGQRGGSKKPTAKRVLSVTQQQRIPDVFRNVPSATTASPNVSVPLDTSNHPVESRNETAADAHDSTHSPSINQSYDVEAPSGLWLLEGSGSDMGSKGHLVQEEHLTPESGGESHGGVSKVKRRLLMHVTEETGERSADVSRGATSVVRPNASTPRDAQPLAAVRWYEGHGGQDKQEHLKQTHAAQVRALQEEHRRQQAELLQPSSPLSGRCRPLLLAAVKGFLARRLLKTERVAQLVRTIGDTHQFLQALQQQSPGRGKFCSRQDLLLQERVTLQLRAARYEVHDIFFSLSAGERMQLINWDRELARERELRRQSGHTGNPRGKSSLSTATQKSLERKRGMMIQKKVVERHTGVVTRTGHNTGFSAEQLPETKRGQFRANPQRVPKSTHSSRPR, via the exons ATGGAGGACTACGACAAGTTTGTGCAGCATCGTCTCTCCCATCTGAGGAAAAGTGAGGAGGGACACGGCAAACCTTTACCTGCATCCTCTCTCATCCGCTTCTATGGACAACCCGTCCTTCCTCCCCTG CTCTCAGgggagcagagagaggagatgcagcGACACCGAGATGCAGCACAGAAAGCTGCTGTCCACAGAAAGTTGAAGGAGGATTCAAGAATGGCCTACGTGCAAACTATCCTACACAGTGTTCAG CTGAGGAAGACGCCAACACTGGAGGAGTTGCTTCAAGAGTCAGAAATTAACACAAAATCTTCATATTCCCATAACACCAGTGGTGGGTCAGTGTCGCGGAGCAATTCATTCATAGGACCGAAGGATAGTCTTTCGCTCTCACCACCTGGAAGAAAAGAGCAGGATGGTGTTTCTCTTCCCCCGTTGACATCAACTACATATAGTGCCTTTTTCACTTCTAATGTGACACCTCAGCAAAGTTACCAGGAAAGATGCCTCATTGACCAACATTACAACCAACATGGATCACAGCCAAGTTCCCTTAATGGCGTAAGCCACCAGTCCTCCGGCTACTTGACCTTAGATAAGTTTGAAAACACCCCCAGTGTCTCTGAAAGGAttcatgcagagagagagagccatggCTTTGGCTCCTCAGACGGAGCTTATGAAAATAATATGGGTGGCTTTTTCCTTCACAATACCTCAAACACAATCGCCAAGATGCCAGATATTATTAGCCACCCTCCCATAGATGGAGAGGAATTGGAAAGGAGTGGACTGGAATCATCTATTTGTAATAACATTATAGTAGTAAAAGACATTTGTTGCACCTTGCTCCAGGAGGATTCAGTCATATGTGACCATTTACCAGTAGAGAAATCTGATAGCAGTCATCTGGACAGCACAAAGGGTGAAGTTAACCTTCCCTTTACCACAGTACTTGGCACTGAAGAAGATCACAGTTTGGACAGAATTGAGGGCCCAGTCTCTTCATCAGAAAACAGTGACATTTCAGACAACCTAGAGTCATCCCAGACATCAAGCACTCATTGCATTCCAACGACAGAGCTGCATATTCCACATGACCCCAGAGAATCAGAACCAGCGGACAACCATGTAGACGAAGCACAGCCATCTGAGGAGCCTCATCGTCTGAGCCTCCAGGCCTTGCTGAAGAAATCTCAGGAGTATCGGCGGCGCCAGCGGATGCTTAGGAACCAAGCCAAAAACACTAAAATTCAGGAGAGGACCCAAGAACAGACAAGGGCGGAGGAGCAGAGCCTCTCTGATAAGGAGAATGACGAGTTCCCTTACATGGGGACTGTGACTGCAGATGGGAAGAAAACTCAAGAGAGGAGAGGCACTCTTATCCAGTCGGTGGAAACGTCACAAAATAAATCTTGGGAAAATGAGAGGGTGGTTGAGAGTGAGTTTTTTGGGGGAAAGGCGAACTTTAAATCTGAAAGCTCCCACTTAACAGGAGATGGAAAGCCTAAGGAAATGACTAGTGTTGAGGAGGAAACAATCCTCAAAAATAATAAGCTGAACATTTCCCAAGAGGTCATAACAGAGCCTCAACAAATCAGCGCCTTCCCCCAGCAACAGCAGCCCACGTCAATAGAGACCTCACCTGTTCAGGAAGCCTTTCACTTGACCACATGTCCCGCAGCTTTTTATAGTGCAGTAGGGAAATATCACACTATCCCAGCCCCTAATTTCTGTAGGAGTCCTGTGCACCGCAAAAGCAAAGGCAGTATCCAAGATGGAGACGATGGAGACGATGGAGAAGCTGTCGCTGCGGCCAAGACCTCAAAGAGGAAAGTTTTGGTCGATTCTGGTTTGATTGAAGACCACAAGGTTGATGAAGTAATCCTGGGACATAAAACCAGTAACTCAGCAGTTCCTTTCACTGTGAATCTCATGGTAGAAGGTGATGTAACAAGCGTTACAGCCAGGAGTTCACAGCACATCGATCAGCTTGAGTCCAACCTGTCCAGTCTGAAAGTAATGATCTCTGATCTGGAGTCCACACTGACAGGAAACTTGAAGAATCGCAGCCAAACTGAGAGCAACACTCGCAGTGAGGTCACTTTTAAAGGCATCAAGCACTCGCGTCAAAGTGATTGTGACTACTGGGAGGACAAACCGAGGAATGATGACGGTAGCAATGAAGCAGAGCAAGACCAAAGGTACAGAGAGTGGCAGAGAAGACAGTTATTAGACAATTTCAAGAACATGCAGGAAGATACAGAAACTGAACTAAGCATCAGTGACACAGACAATGTTTCTCTCATAGTGCAGGTAAAAGAAACGGACGCAGTTAACGTAAGCGAGCTCAGGCTAGTCAAAACCTTAGCAACAGAGAGAGCAAAGGAAAAAGGGACATGTAATGAAGGACCTGCAAAGAGTTACGGACAGCGTGGCGGCAGTAAGAAGCCCACAGCGAAACGCGTCCTCTCCGTAACACAGCAGCAGCGAATTCCCGATGTATTCAGAAATGTTCCATCTGCAACCACGGCTTCACCTAACGTCTCGGTGCCTTTGGATACAAGTAACCATCCAGTGGAAAGTAGGAATGAGACCGCTGCAGACGCTCACGACTCTACCCACTCGCCATCTATCAACCAGTCGTATGACGTGGAGGCACCGTCTGGCCTGTGGCTCCTCGAAGGGTCAGGGTCCGACATGGGCTCAAAAGGTCATCTTGTTCAAGAGGAACATCTGACCCCAGAGAGTGGGGGTGAAAGCCACGGCGGGGTGTCCAAAGTCAAACGGAGGCTGCTCATGCACGTGACAGAGGAGACCGGGGAAAGGAGTGCAGATGTCAGCAGAGGAGCAACCTCTGTGGTCAGACCCAACGCCAGCACTCCTAGAG ATGCCCAGCCTTTAGCTGCAGTGCGGTGGTACGAAGGTCATGGCGGTCAAGACAAGCAGGAACACCTGAAACAGACCCACGCTGCTCAGGTCAGAGCCCTGCAAGAGGAGCACAGGAGACAACAGGCAGAACTACTGCAG CCCTCCAGTCCACTCTCAGGGCGCTGCCGCCCCCTGCTGTTAGCAGCCGTGAAAGGTTTTCTAGCTCGCAGGCTGCTGAAGACTGAGAGAGTGGCGCAGCTGGTGCGCACCATCGGG GACACACATCAGTTCCTGCAGGCCCTCCAGCAGCAGAGCCCTGGCAGAGGAAAGTTCTGTAGCAGACAGGACCTTTTATTGCAGGAGAGAGTCACTCTGCAG CTGCGCGCTGCACGTTACGAGGTCCACGACATATTCTTCAGCCTGTCAGCCGGAGAGAGGATGCAGCTGATCAACTGGGACAGAGAGctggccagagagagagagctcagaCGACAG agTGGGCACACAGGCAATCCCAGAGGAAAGAGTTCTCTGTCAACTGCAACACAGAAGTCactggagaggaagagaggaatgaT GATCCAGAAAAAGGTAGTGGAAAGGCACACGGGAGTTGTGACGAGGACTGGACACAATACTGGATTCTCTGCCGAGCAGCTGCCGGAAACCAAACGAGGACAGTTCAGAGCAAATCCTCAGAGGGTCCCCAAGAGCACTCACTCCTCCAGACCACGATGA
- the si:ch73-100l22.3 gene encoding uncharacterized protein si:ch73-100l22.3 isoform X1, whose translation MEDYDKFVQHRLSHLRKSEEGHGKPLPASSLIRFYGQPVLPPLLSGEQREEMQRHRDAAQKAAVHRKLKEDSRMAYVQTILHSVQLRKTPTLEELLQESEINTKSSYSHNTSGGSVSRSNSFIGPKDSLSLSPPGRKEQDGVSLPPLTSTTYSAFFTSNVTPQQSYQERCLIDQHYNQHGSQPSSLNGVSHQSSGYLTLDKFENTPSVSERIHAERESHGFGSSDGAYENNMGGFFLHNTSNTIAKMPDIISHPPIDGEELERSGLESSICNNIIVVKDICCTLLQEDSVICDHLPVEKSDSSHLDSTKGEVNLPFTTVLGTEEDHSLDRIEGPVSSSENSDISDNLESSQTSSTHCIPTTELHIPHDPRESEPADNHVDEAQPSEEPHRLSLQALLKKSQEYRRRQRMLRNQAKNTKIQERTQEQTRAEEQSLSDKENDEFPYMGTVTADGKKTQERRGTLIQSVETSQNKSWENERVVESEFFGGKANFKSESSHLTGDGKPKEMTSVEEETILKNNKLNISQEVITEPQQISAFPQQQQPTSIETSPVQEAFHLTTCPAAFYSAVGKYHTIPAPNFCRSPVHRKSKGSIQDGDDGDDGEAVAAAKTSKRKVLVDSGLIEDHKVDEVILGHKTSNSAVPFTVNLMVEGDVTSVTARSSQHIDQLESNLSSLKVMISDLESTLTGNLKNRSQTESNTRSEVTFKGIKHSRQSDCDYWEDKPRNDDGSNEAEQDQRYREWQRRQLLDNFKNMQEDTETELSISDTDNVSLIVQVKETDAVNVSELRLVKTLATERAKEKGTCNEGPAKSYGQRGGSKKPTAKRVLSVTQQQRIPDVFRNVPSATTASPNVSVPLDTSNHPVESRNETAADAHDSTHSPSINQSYDVEAPSGLWLLEGSGSDMGSKGHLVQEEHLTPESGGESHGGVSKVKRRLLMHVTEETGERSADVSRGATSVVRPNASTPRDAQPLAAVRWYEGHGGQDKQEHLKQTHAAQVRALQEEHRRQQAELLQALAVRYRLLQSVSFPCSMSSSRLGDTLTISTLSQPSSPLSGRCRPLLLAAVKGFLARRLLKTERVAQLVRTIGDTHQFLQALQQQSPGRGKFCSRQDLLLQERVTLQLRAARYEVHDIFFSLSAGERMQLINWDRELARERELRRQSGHTGNPRGKSSLSTATQKSLERKRGMMIQKKVVERHTGVVTRTGHNTGFSAEQLPETKRGQFRANPQRVPKSTHSSRPR comes from the exons ATGGAGGACTACGACAAGTTTGTGCAGCATCGTCTCTCCCATCTGAGGAAAAGTGAGGAGGGACACGGCAAACCTTTACCTGCATCCTCTCTCATCCGCTTCTATGGACAACCCGTCCTTCCTCCCCTG CTCTCAGgggagcagagagaggagatgcagcGACACCGAGATGCAGCACAGAAAGCTGCTGTCCACAGAAAGTTGAAGGAGGATTCAAGAATGGCCTACGTGCAAACTATCCTACACAGTGTTCAG CTGAGGAAGACGCCAACACTGGAGGAGTTGCTTCAAGAGTCAGAAATTAACACAAAATCTTCATATTCCCATAACACCAGTGGTGGGTCAGTGTCGCGGAGCAATTCATTCATAGGACCGAAGGATAGTCTTTCGCTCTCACCACCTGGAAGAAAAGAGCAGGATGGTGTTTCTCTTCCCCCGTTGACATCAACTACATATAGTGCCTTTTTCACTTCTAATGTGACACCTCAGCAAAGTTACCAGGAAAGATGCCTCATTGACCAACATTACAACCAACATGGATCACAGCCAAGTTCCCTTAATGGCGTAAGCCACCAGTCCTCCGGCTACTTGACCTTAGATAAGTTTGAAAACACCCCCAGTGTCTCTGAAAGGAttcatgcagagagagagagccatggCTTTGGCTCCTCAGACGGAGCTTATGAAAATAATATGGGTGGCTTTTTCCTTCACAATACCTCAAACACAATCGCCAAGATGCCAGATATTATTAGCCACCCTCCCATAGATGGAGAGGAATTGGAAAGGAGTGGACTGGAATCATCTATTTGTAATAACATTATAGTAGTAAAAGACATTTGTTGCACCTTGCTCCAGGAGGATTCAGTCATATGTGACCATTTACCAGTAGAGAAATCTGATAGCAGTCATCTGGACAGCACAAAGGGTGAAGTTAACCTTCCCTTTACCACAGTACTTGGCACTGAAGAAGATCACAGTTTGGACAGAATTGAGGGCCCAGTCTCTTCATCAGAAAACAGTGACATTTCAGACAACCTAGAGTCATCCCAGACATCAAGCACTCATTGCATTCCAACGACAGAGCTGCATATTCCACATGACCCCAGAGAATCAGAACCAGCGGACAACCATGTAGACGAAGCACAGCCATCTGAGGAGCCTCATCGTCTGAGCCTCCAGGCCTTGCTGAAGAAATCTCAGGAGTATCGGCGGCGCCAGCGGATGCTTAGGAACCAAGCCAAAAACACTAAAATTCAGGAGAGGACCCAAGAACAGACAAGGGCGGAGGAGCAGAGCCTCTCTGATAAGGAGAATGACGAGTTCCCTTACATGGGGACTGTGACTGCAGATGGGAAGAAAACTCAAGAGAGGAGAGGCACTCTTATCCAGTCGGTGGAAACGTCACAAAATAAATCTTGGGAAAATGAGAGGGTGGTTGAGAGTGAGTTTTTTGGGGGAAAGGCGAACTTTAAATCTGAAAGCTCCCACTTAACAGGAGATGGAAAGCCTAAGGAAATGACTAGTGTTGAGGAGGAAACAATCCTCAAAAATAATAAGCTGAACATTTCCCAAGAGGTCATAACAGAGCCTCAACAAATCAGCGCCTTCCCCCAGCAACAGCAGCCCACGTCAATAGAGACCTCACCTGTTCAGGAAGCCTTTCACTTGACCACATGTCCCGCAGCTTTTTATAGTGCAGTAGGGAAATATCACACTATCCCAGCCCCTAATTTCTGTAGGAGTCCTGTGCACCGCAAAAGCAAAGGCAGTATCCAAGATGGAGACGATGGAGACGATGGAGAAGCTGTCGCTGCGGCCAAGACCTCAAAGAGGAAAGTTTTGGTCGATTCTGGTTTGATTGAAGACCACAAGGTTGATGAAGTAATCCTGGGACATAAAACCAGTAACTCAGCAGTTCCTTTCACTGTGAATCTCATGGTAGAAGGTGATGTAACAAGCGTTACAGCCAGGAGTTCACAGCACATCGATCAGCTTGAGTCCAACCTGTCCAGTCTGAAAGTAATGATCTCTGATCTGGAGTCCACACTGACAGGAAACTTGAAGAATCGCAGCCAAACTGAGAGCAACACTCGCAGTGAGGTCACTTTTAAAGGCATCAAGCACTCGCGTCAAAGTGATTGTGACTACTGGGAGGACAAACCGAGGAATGATGACGGTAGCAATGAAGCAGAGCAAGACCAAAGGTACAGAGAGTGGCAGAGAAGACAGTTATTAGACAATTTCAAGAACATGCAGGAAGATACAGAAACTGAACTAAGCATCAGTGACACAGACAATGTTTCTCTCATAGTGCAGGTAAAAGAAACGGACGCAGTTAACGTAAGCGAGCTCAGGCTAGTCAAAACCTTAGCAACAGAGAGAGCAAAGGAAAAAGGGACATGTAATGAAGGACCTGCAAAGAGTTACGGACAGCGTGGCGGCAGTAAGAAGCCCACAGCGAAACGCGTCCTCTCCGTAACACAGCAGCAGCGAATTCCCGATGTATTCAGAAATGTTCCATCTGCAACCACGGCTTCACCTAACGTCTCGGTGCCTTTGGATACAAGTAACCATCCAGTGGAAAGTAGGAATGAGACCGCTGCAGACGCTCACGACTCTACCCACTCGCCATCTATCAACCAGTCGTATGACGTGGAGGCACCGTCTGGCCTGTGGCTCCTCGAAGGGTCAGGGTCCGACATGGGCTCAAAAGGTCATCTTGTTCAAGAGGAACATCTGACCCCAGAGAGTGGGGGTGAAAGCCACGGCGGGGTGTCCAAAGTCAAACGGAGGCTGCTCATGCACGTGACAGAGGAGACCGGGGAAAGGAGTGCAGATGTCAGCAGAGGAGCAACCTCTGTGGTCAGACCCAACGCCAGCACTCCTAGAG ATGCCCAGCCTTTAGCTGCAGTGCGGTGGTACGAAGGTCATGGCGGTCAAGACAAGCAGGAACACCTGAAACAGACCCACGCTGCTCAGGTCAGAGCCCTGCAAGAGGAGCACAGGAGACAACAGGCAGAACTACTGCAG GCATTGGCAGTGCGTTACCGTCTCCTCCAGAGCGTGTCCTTCCCTTGCTCCATGTCAAGCTCACGTCTTGGGGACACGTTGACCATTTCTACCCTCTCTCAG CCCTCCAGTCCACTCTCAGGGCGCTGCCGCCCCCTGCTGTTAGCAGCCGTGAAAGGTTTTCTAGCTCGCAGGCTGCTGAAGACTGAGAGAGTGGCGCAGCTGGTGCGCACCATCGGG GACACACATCAGTTCCTGCAGGCCCTCCAGCAGCAGAGCCCTGGCAGAGGAAAGTTCTGTAGCAGACAGGACCTTTTATTGCAGGAGAGAGTCACTCTGCAG CTGCGCGCTGCACGTTACGAGGTCCACGACATATTCTTCAGCCTGTCAGCCGGAGAGAGGATGCAGCTGATCAACTGGGACAGAGAGctggccagagagagagagctcagaCGACAG agTGGGCACACAGGCAATCCCAGAGGAAAGAGTTCTCTGTCAACTGCAACACAGAAGTCactggagaggaagagaggaatgaT GATCCAGAAAAAGGTAGTGGAAAGGCACACGGGAGTTGTGACGAGGACTGGACACAATACTGGATTCTCTGCCGAGCAGCTGCCGGAAACCAAACGAGGACAGTTCAGAGCAAATCCTCAGAGGGTCCCCAAGAGCACTCACTCCTCCAGACCACGATGA